CCCGCGATGCCCGCCATCGTTCCTCCAAAGACCACCGCTGCGAAACGGGTCAACCCCACGCGCACGCCCGCGGCGTCCGCGGCTTCGGGCCGGACTCCGCAGGCCCTGAGTCCTAACCCCTGCGGACTGCGAAGAAAGAGCCAGATGCCCAGCGCCAGCGCGCCGCACACATATACCAAAACCGACTGGTTGAAGAAAACCTCGCCTACCACCGGTAAGCCGGACAGAACCGGGATCGGATAGTCCTCCAGACGCGGTGCTGTCGCCAGGGACTCCATTCCAAAGATGGCCCGGAAGAGGGCGCCGGTCAGGCCGATCATAGCGATGTTGATCCCCATTCCGGCCACGATCTGATCCGCATTGCGCACGACACACAGAAAGGCAAACACGCACCCAAGTGCCGCCCCGGCTGCCGCCGCGGCCAGCAGACCGGCCCCGGCGCTGCCTGTCGCCGCCCCCGCTGCGAATCCGGCGAATGCCCCGCCAAGCATCATGCCCTCGATGCTGATGTTGATGACGCCCGACCGCTGCGACACGATCTCGCCCAGGGCCGCCAGAATCAACGGAGCCGACAGCCGTAAGGTTCCGGAGAGGAACTCTTCCAGACCGGTCATCAGACCTCTTGCGCCCCCCTCTGCTTGATCGCCTCCGTGACCGCCCTTCGACGCGCCGCCTGATGCGCCACGGACAGGATGATGACGCCCTGAACGAGATACACGATCACTGTGCTGACGCCCGCCTCCCTTTGCATGGCGCTCGCGCCCGCCTCCAGAGCGCCCAAAAGCCCGGCGGAGAGAGTAACACCCATCGGATGCAGACCGCCCAGCAGAGCAGCAGCGATGGCAGTGTAGCCGTAGCCAGGCGAAAACTTCTCGAAAAGGATATGGCTGACACCCATCAACTGCACCGCCCCGGCCATGCCCGCCAGGGCTCCACTGATCGCCATGGCGGACCAGATGCTGCGCTCCGTCCGGATGCCCGCGTGCAGAGCCGCCTCCGGTGAGGCTCCCACCGCCCGCAGTTGGAACCCGCGTAGCGTGCGGAACAGAAAAACCCAGACCACCGCCGCGGCTGCCAGGGCGAAGACCACCCCAAGGTGCAGACGGGTTGGAGGCAGAAGGCGGGGAAGCATCAGTGTAGCCGGGATTTCGTTGGAGTAGGGAAACTGCCCGGTCGACTCTTTCAGCGGACCGTGCACGCACCAGCTTACAAGCTGGATGGCGCTGAAGTTCAGCATTATCGTGGAGATGACCTCCTGCACGCCGCGCCGGGTCCGCAGGAAGGCTGGGACCCACGCCCAAACTCCTCCCGCCGCCGCCGCGACAAGCAGACCGGCAGGCACGGCAAGAGGCGCAGGCAGCATCCCCAGCGCCGGCGCCAGGGCCACCACAGCCAGCGCTCCGACGTAGATCTGCCCCTCGGCGCCGATGTTCCACACCCCTGCCCGAAACGCGATGGTCACACCCAGACCGGCGAGCAAGAGCGGACAGGCGCGGATCGCCGTCTCGGCAAGGGCGAACGCGCCTCCGAGGCTGCCACTGATCAGGGCAGTGAAGCCATGGGCGGGGCTTTTTCCTCCCAGCAGAATGATGCCGGCGATGAGGGCAATCCCGGCCAGGGGGAAGACCAGCGTGCCCGCGAGTTCCCTCGTCCGATCTCTCATGCTGGCCGCCCCGTAGCCATCGCTAGCCCCACATCCTCCCGGCGGGCTCCGCGGGGATATTCGGCGGCCACCCTGCCGCGATACAGTACCAGGATGCGATGCGAAAGCGCCAGAACTTCGTCCAGATCGGTGGAGATCAGCACCACCGCCCCGCCCCTTTCGCAGTGCTCCACCAGCCGGGCGTGAACATATTCGATGGCGCCGACATCCAGTCCGCGCGTGGGATTTGCGGCCACAATGACGCGGGGCTTTGCTCCCATTTGCCGGGCCACGACGAACCGCTGCTGATTCCCTCCCGACAGCGACATGGCCGGCGTCTGCACGGTGGCTCCGCGGATCCCGTAGGCTTCGATCGCCTCACGCGTGCAAAGAGACAAGGCTCCGACATCCAGAAACGGACCACGGAGGAACTCTCCGAGAGGCCAA
The sequence above is drawn from the Armatimonadota bacterium genome and encodes:
- a CDS encoding ABC transporter permease encodes the protein MTGLEEFLSGTLRLSAPLILAALGEIVSQRSGVINISIEGMMLGGAFAGFAAGAATGSAGAGLLAAAAAGAALGCVFAFLCVVRNADQIVAGMGINIAMIGLTGALFRAIFGMESLATAPRLEDYPIPVLSGLPVVGEVFFNQSVLVYVCGALALGIWLFLRSPQGLGLRACGVRPEAADAAGVRVGLTRFAAVVFGGTMAGIAGAYLTLAQTSSFAENMTSGRGFIALAVVIFGRWHPIGAVLAALIFGGANEAQFWFQARGSQAMIAGTHVHIPYQALLALPYVVTLAVLTMFAGSYRGPRALGKPYVRSR
- a CDS encoding ABC transporter permease, which codes for MRDRTRELAGTLVFPLAGIALIAGIILLGGKSPAHGFTALISGSLGGAFALAETAIRACPLLLAGLGVTIAFRAGVWNIGAEGQIYVGALAVVALAPALGMLPAPLAVPAGLLVAAAAGGVWAWVPAFLRTRRGVQEVISTIMLNFSAIQLVSWCVHGPLKESTGQFPYSNEIPATLMLPRLLPPTRLHLGVVFALAAAAVVWVFLFRTLRGFQLRAVGASPEAALHAGIRTERSIWSAMAISGALAGMAGAVQLMGVSHILFEKFSPGYGYTAIAAALLGGLHPMGVTLSAGLLGALEAGASAMQREAGVSTVIVYLVQGVIILSVAHQAARRRAVTEAIKQRGAQEV